The proteins below come from a single Pseudochaenichthys georgianus chromosome 14, fPseGeo1.2, whole genome shotgun sequence genomic window:
- the cnot8 gene encoding CCR4-NOT transcription complex subunit 8, protein MPAAITDASQMICEVWASNVEDEMRKIRQVIQSYSFIAMDTEFPGVVVRPIGEFRSTVDYQYQLLRCNVDLLKIIQLGLSFMNEAGKYPPGTSTWQFNFKFNLTEDMYSQDSIDLLQNSGLQFKKHEEEGIDTLYFAELLMTSGLVLCENTKWLSFHSGYDFGYLVKLLTDARLPEEEHDFFQILNLFFPAIYDVKYLMKSCKNLKGGLQEVAEQLELKRIGRQHQAGSDSLLTGMAFFRMKELFFEDNIDDAKYCGRLYGLGSGSTQPQNGISSSGQEETNNKH, encoded by the exons ATGCCAGCCGCAATAACCGATGCCAGTCAGATGATCTGTGAAGTCTGGGCGAGTAATGTGGAGGACGAAATGAGGAAGATCCGGCAAGTTATTCAAAGCTACAGTTTCATTGCCATG GACACAGAATTCCCTGGAGTGGTTGTCCGGCCAATCGGTGAGTTTCGAAGCACAGTAGACTACCAGTACCAGCTGCTCCGGTGTAATGTCGACCTGCTGAAGATCATCCAGCTCGGCCTCAGTTTCATGAACGAGGCGGGAAAATATCCTCCTGGCACGTCGACGTGGCAGTTCAACTTCAAATTCAACCTCAC AGAAGACATGTACTCGCAGGACTCCATAGACCTACTCCAGAACTCCGGCCTCCAGTTTAAAaagcatgaagaagagggaatcGACACACTCTACTTTGCTGAGCTCCTCATGACATCCGGCCTGGTGCTGTGTGAAAACACAAAGTGGCTCTCCTTCCACAG CGGCTACGACTTCGGCTACCTGGTGAAGCTCCTAACAGACGCACGGCTCCCTGAGGAAGAACACGACTTCTTCCAGATCCTCAACCTGTTCTTCCCCGCCATCTACGACGTCAAGTACTTGATGAAGAGCTGCAAGAACTTGAAG GGAGGGCTGCAGGAAGTAGCGGAGCAGCTGGAGCTAAAGAGGATCGGGCGGCAGCATCAGGCCGGGTCCGACTCGCTTCTCACCGGCATGGCTTTCTTCAGGATGAAAGAG CTTTTCTTTGAGGACAATATCGATGATGCAAAGTATTGTGGGAGATTATACGGCCTGGGCTCGGGCTCCACCCAGCCACAGAACGGCATCTCCAGCTCGGGTCAGGAGGAGACCAACAACAAGCACTGA
- the fam114a2 gene encoding protein FAM114A2 yields the protein MSDSEAPAAPEVSTEDGSPAETPDRSSPTTPDNSTDVAPTRKARRRPEIQPVADVKEKPKVEEQPAEAPTPSQSTVSQGGWGYWGSWGKTILTTATATVATVGQGLTQVIEKAETSLGIPSPTELSARVEEEQKEQAECREVPGDGSAVVESAFGMLSSLTSVVQSTGKTMITGGLDALEFIGKKTMDVIAEGDPGFKKTKGLMNRNSTLSQVLREAKEREEQQTAETESSDSEKKMVAHYGMLFDEFQGLSHLEALEILSRESESKVKSVLTTLSGDERVQLRADLELIKESFSLVEFDDEEVDEKKDEDGSEFERELTESLEGLSVTATKEKLSKACRSTCSQITDMTKPEQEEEGSEEGVKKTLSVEDVHAAAIRSLAELTARSIELFHKLAEMILFSNSSTEASALSQLTVVLCKEISLLSKKFTSCLTTAGSNEKGDVLNPLITGVFLEASNSASYIQDAFQLLRPIVEISHIQRSAESTEQ from the exons ATGTCAGACAGCGAAGCTCCAGCCGCTCCAGAGGTGTCTACAGAGGATGGCTCTCCTGCAGAAACCCCTGACAGATCCTCACCGACCACTCCTGATAACTCCACTGACGTTGCCCCGACGAGGAAAGCCAGGAGGAGACCAGAAATCCAACCAGTAGCTGACGTCAAGGAGAAGCCGAAAGTAGAGGAGCAGCCTGCAGAGGCACCG ACACCCAGTCAGTCCACGGTGTCTCAGGGTGGCTGGGGATACTGGGGCAGCTGGGGGAAAACCATATTAACTACAGCAACAGCTACTGTGGCCACTGTGG GCCAAGGCCTCACTCAGGTGATAGAGAAGGCTGAGACATCGCTGGGAATCCCCAGTCCCACCGAACTCTCAGCGCGAGTAGAGGAAGAGCAGAAGGAGCAAG CTGAATGCCGGGAAGTGCCGGGCGATGGCTCTGCGGTGGTGGAAAGTGCGTTTGGGATGCTATCTTCGCTCACTAGCGTCGTCCAGAGCACA GGGAAAACGATGATAACTGGCGGTCTGGATGCTCTGGAGTTCATCGGGAAGAAGACGATGGATGTGATAGCAGAAGGCGATCCTGGCTTCAAGAAGACCAAAGGGCTGATGAATAGGAACTCCACTCTGTCTCAG GTGTTGAGGGAGGCGAAGGAGCGTGAGGAGCAGCAGACGGCAGAAACAGAGTCTTCAGATTCCGAGAAGAAGATGGTCGCTCACTACGGGATGCTGTTTGACGAATTTCAGGGTCTGTCACACCTCGAGGCACTGGAGATTCTGTCTCGAGAGAGCGAGTCTAAG GTGAAGTCAGTGCTGACCACTCTCTCAGGAGATGAGCGTGTTCAGCTCAGAGCGGATCTGGAGCTCATCAAGGAGTCTTTCTCCCTGGTAGAGTTTGATGATGAGGAGGTGGACGAGAAGAAAG ATGAAGACGGCTCAGAGTTTGAGAGGGAGTTAACAGAGTCCTTGGAGGGTCTCAGTGTCACTGCCACAAAAGAGAAACTCAGCAAG GCCTGTAGGAGCACCTGCAGCCAGATCACCGACATGACCAAACCAgagcaggaagaagaggggagcgAGGAGGGTGTGAAGAAAACACTTTCTGTGGAG GATGTCCACGCTGCAGCCATCAGGAGTCTGGCAGAGTTGACGGCTCGCTCCATCGAGCTGTTCCACAAACTGGCTGAGATGATCCTGTTCTCCAACAGCAGCACAGAGGCCAGCGCCCTGTCACA GTTaactgttgtcttgtgtaaagAAATCTCACTGCTTTCCAAGAAGTTCACCTCCTGCTTAACAACGGCAGGG TCGAACGAAAAGGGAGATGTCCTCAACCCGCTGATAACAGGAGTCTTTTTAGAG GCATCCAACAGTGCGTCTTACATCCAGGATGCTTTCCAGCTGCTGAGGCCCATAGTGGAGATCTCCCACATCCAGAGGAGCGCTGAGTCCACAGAGCAGTGA